In one Streptomyces venezuelae genomic region, the following are encoded:
- a CDS encoding carbohydrate ABC transporter permease — MATATKRSARGKPGRGVADHGAWFLVLPALIPILVLSVGPLLYGIALAFTDSQSGRTEPTQWVGALNFQDLLHDTLFWDSFRIGLLWAFGVTVPQFFLALGLALLLNQPLRMRWLARALAIIPWAMPEVVVGIMWRLVYHPDAGVLNETLSNLGLGDGKDWLTGTATALFAVIVVGVWAGMPQTTVALLAGLQNTPRELHEAAAMDGAGAWRRFRTVTWPAIKPIALAITALNFIWNFNSFALVYVLTQGGPGGRTRLPMLFAYEEAFRYGQFGYAAAMGCVMVAVISVILAVYLVGRLKGGDEA; from the coding sequence TTGGCGACCGCGACGAAGCGGTCAGCGAGAGGGAAGCCGGGACGCGGAGTCGCGGACCACGGCGCGTGGTTCCTCGTGCTGCCCGCCCTCATCCCGATCCTCGTCCTCAGCGTCGGCCCGCTCCTCTACGGCATCGCGCTGGCCTTCACCGACTCGCAGTCGGGCCGCACCGAGCCCACCCAGTGGGTCGGCGCCCTCAACTTCCAGGATCTGCTGCACGACACGCTGTTCTGGGACTCGTTCCGGATCGGTCTGCTCTGGGCGTTCGGCGTCACCGTGCCGCAGTTCTTCCTCGCGCTCGGTCTCGCCCTCCTGCTCAACCAGCCGCTGCGGATGCGCTGGCTCGCGCGGGCGCTGGCGATCATCCCGTGGGCGATGCCCGAGGTGGTCGTCGGCATCATGTGGCGGCTCGTCTACCACCCGGACGCCGGCGTGCTCAACGAAACGCTCTCCAACCTGGGCCTCGGGGACGGCAAGGACTGGCTGACGGGCACGGCCACCGCACTCTTCGCCGTCATCGTCGTCGGCGTGTGGGCCGGCATGCCGCAGACCACCGTCGCGCTGCTCGCCGGACTGCAGAACACCCCGCGCGAACTGCACGAGGCCGCCGCCATGGACGGCGCCGGCGCCTGGCGCCGCTTCCGCACGGTCACCTGGCCGGCGATCAAGCCGATCGCCCTCGCCATCACGGCGCTCAACTTCATCTGGAACTTCAACTCGTTCGCCCTGGTCTACGTCCTGACCCAGGGCGGCCCCGGCGGCCGCACCCGCCTCCCCATGCTCTTCGCCTACGAAGAGGCGTTCCGCTACGGCCAGTTCGGCTACGCGGCGGCGATGGGCTGCGTGATGGTCGCGGTCATCTCCGTCATCCTCGCCGTCTACCTCGTGGGCCGTCTGAAGGGAGGCGACGAGGCATGA
- a CDS encoding phosphotransferase enzyme family protein, giving the protein MDEARARDVLDAADLPVPAGGARLLALGENAVFAVGELVVKVGRAAPELLARARRETAVARWLEQADVPAVRAAEPEARLVDGHPVTLWHRLPEAVRPAEPRDLAALIRRVHDLDPPSFELPRRELLGGVERWLRLAGDAVDPADADYLRERRDGFAAAAAALTPRLAPGPIHGDALPRNVLVGPDGPALVDLETFSYDLREHDLVVMALSRDRYGLAPEAYDGFVSTYGWDVREWDGCAVLRGARETASCAWVAQHAPSNPKALAEFRRRVASLREGDTEVRWYPF; this is encoded by the coding sequence ATGGACGAGGCGCGGGCACGGGACGTACTGGACGCGGCGGACCTGCCGGTTCCGGCGGGCGGGGCCCGGCTGCTCGCTCTCGGCGAGAACGCGGTGTTCGCCGTCGGCGAGCTGGTCGTCAAGGTCGGCCGTGCCGCCCCCGAGCTCCTCGCGCGGGCGCGGCGCGAGACGGCCGTCGCCCGCTGGCTGGAGCAGGCGGATGTCCCGGCCGTGCGGGCCGCCGAGCCCGAGGCACGCCTGGTGGACGGCCATCCGGTGACGCTCTGGCACCGGCTGCCGGAGGCGGTGCGCCCCGCCGAGCCGCGCGACCTCGCCGCGCTGATCCGTCGCGTGCACGATCTCGATCCCCCCTCCTTCGAGCTCCCCCGCCGTGAACTGCTCGGTGGTGTGGAGCGGTGGCTGCGGCTCGCGGGTGACGCGGTCGACCCGGCCGACGCGGACTATCTGCGCGAGCGCAGGGACGGGTTCGCGGCGGCCGCCGCGGCGCTGACGCCCCGGCTCGCGCCGGGCCCCATCCACGGGGACGCGCTGCCCCGCAACGTCCTGGTCGGCCCGGACGGGCCGGCGCTCGTCGACCTGGAGACCTTCTCCTACGATCTGCGCGAGCACGATCTGGTCGTCATGGCTCTCTCCCGCGACCGGTACGGTCTCGCGCCGGAGGCGTACGACGGGTTCGTGTCCACGTACGGCTGGGACGTTCGGGAGTGGGACGGGTGCGCCGTGCTGCGGGGCGCCCGCGAGACGGCCAGCTGCGCGTGGGTCGCGCAGCACGCACCGTCCAACCCGAAGGCACTCGCCGAATTCCGCAGACGGGTGGCGTCCCTCAGGGAGGGGGACACGGAGGTCCGCTGGTACCCCTTCTGA
- a CDS encoding SMI1/KNR4 family protein, translating into MIPLVPESWARIETWLARHAPRTFAALEPPAERSDIAVAEQIIGQPFPEPLVQSLLRHNGTGDDVLLPPYWRLLNTHIIASDWQLGMRIYHDVFEGVEESDFGDDWGPWWHSRWIPFATSGGGDTLVVDQRPYRRRGRIGEADHEQGTRFSSHPMWSSLPALMDATATALETGQAVDGCLPVVADGTELSWEIL; encoded by the coding sequence ATGATTCCGTTGGTACCCGAGTCCTGGGCCCGTATCGAGACATGGCTTGCTCGGCATGCGCCCCGCACGTTCGCCGCTCTTGAGCCCCCGGCAGAGCGCTCGGACATAGCCGTTGCCGAACAGATCATCGGCCAGCCGTTTCCCGAGCCCCTGGTGCAGTCGCTGCTTCGGCACAACGGCACGGGCGATGACGTCCTGCTGCCCCCGTACTGGCGGCTCCTCAACACGCACATCATCGCCAGTGACTGGCAACTGGGGATGAGGATCTACCACGATGTGTTCGAGGGCGTCGAGGAGAGTGACTTCGGCGACGACTGGGGGCCGTGGTGGCACTCCCGCTGGATCCCTTTCGCCACCAGTGGCGGTGGTGACACCCTCGTCGTCGATCAGCGCCCGTACCGCCGCCGCGGACGCATCGGGGAGGCCGACCACGAGCAGGGCACTCGCTTCAGCTCTCATCCCATGTGGTCGTCGCTGCCGGCACTTATGGACGCCACAGCCACAGCCCTGGAGACAGGACAAGCCGTAGACGGCTGCCTGCCCGTGGTAGCCGACGGGACGGAACTGAGCTGGGAGATCCTCTGA